In Dethiosulfovibrio faecalis, the genomic stretch AGAGCTGTATCTGGTGCAAGAGAGTCAAGGAATATCTTACCGAGAAGGGCGTGGAGTTCGAGCCCATAGACGTAGGAGCCGACAGAGAGGCGGCGAAGCAGATGGTCGCCAAGACCGGTCAGATGGGAGTTCCCGTCATAGACGTGGACGGCCGTTTCATAGTCGGCTTCGACAAGGCCGCGCTGGACGAGGCCCTGGGCCTCTCATAAGGCGGATCGTTTATCGGTAGCCCCCAGATCTGGGGGCTATTTTTTTTGAGATAGCGTCTTTCAATTTCGTCTCTTATGCTGTATGCTAAGTAACTGACGATGCTGGGTGTTTTTTAGGGTCCAAAATCTCTCTCGCGCCTTGCCGTTACGTATCTAAAGGGTTGAACTGCGGGGGGTTTTGGTATATTATCGAGCCAAGTGAAGTTTTTGGGGCGTTCCTGAGGGATATTCGTTTTATGGCTCATAAAGCCCCAAAAGGGAAACCCTCACCTTTTTAATAGTGTAAATTTGACTTTGAAAGGAGGAGATGGCTCGGGAGGTTGTTGTGGAGAAGGCTTTTGGACAGCGCAAGAATTCATGTTTGCGTATGCATTACTACGATCTACTTGTAGGGAGGAATTGTTGAATGAGAAGATTTGCGAAAGTGGCTTTGCTCCTGGCAGCCATGTCCGTGTTTGCGTGTGGGGCGGCGTTCGCCGTTGACTACCCGCTGGAATTTATCCCTGGCGACCTCGATAGTGCCACGGAGGCTTTCGTCCTCAGCCAGGATGTTACTGGCTCTGGTCCTGCTGGTGCCATGGGTGATCAGATTGTGAGTCCCGATAAGGACGGTAAACCCGGTACTGACCTGTTGAATTTTGACGTGTCTTTTGATAAGACTGGTCTGATGATAGTTTCCAATGGCTTTGGAACCTATTCTGGGGATCTTACCACCACCCCGGTC encodes the following:
- a CDS encoding glutaredoxin domain-containing protein, whose product is MTVKVYSTQSCIWCKRVKEYLTEKGVEFEPIDVGADREAAKQMVAKTGQMGVPVIDVDGRFIVGFDKAALDEALGLS